A segment of the Fimbriimonadaceae bacterium genome:
CCCGCGGCTACGTCGTCGTCTTCACCCAGCATCCCGGGAGCGACGACTCGGTGTGGCGAGGGCTCCCTCCACGCGAGGTCATGCCCGCGATGAAGAAGGCCGCGTCGGGCGAGAACTTCACGCTACGCGTGGCGGACATCCCCGCCGTGCTCGACCAACTGACGGCATGGGACAAACAGCCCGGACATCCCCTGGAAGGTCGGCTCGACATGGCCCGTGTCGGCATGTCGGGGCACTCCTTCGGCGCCGTCACCACCCAGGCAGTATCGGGGCAGTCCTTTGGGGCGGCCGGTCAAAGGTACACCGACCCGCGTATCTTGGCGGCTTGCGCGTTCAGCCCGAGCTCACCCCGGTCGGGCGCGGTCGGGCCGGCCTTTGGCAGCGTCAAGGTCCCCTGGATGCTCATGACCGGGACGGAGGACGTCTCGCCCATCGGCGACCAGACCGTCGAGACCCGCGAAAAGGTCTATCCTGCCCTACCGGCGACCATCGACCGGTACGAGGTCGTCCTCGACGGGGCGAGACACTCCGCGTTCACCGACCGGGCTCTGCCCGGAGAAGGTTCACGAAACCCAGCCCACCACCGGGCCATCCTGGCCCTCTCCACCGCTTTCTGGGACGCCTACCTCAAGGGCGACAAGGCGGCCAAAGCCTGGCTGACCGGCCCCGGAGCCAAGTCAATTCTCGGTAAGGCCGACCGATGGCAGTCCGCCACCGCCAAGGGCTAAGGGTCGACTTCGGGGTAGCGGTTGTCAAGGCCGCAGGCGACTCCGCCAAAGAACGTCTTGGACAGCCAGCCTCGGTTTCGCGCCACCAAACCATAGACGAGCCGGGCCACCCAGACGAGGGGCGGGGACATGAACGGGACGACCCAGCGCGACCCAGTCTCCCGGAGCGCGAAGAACACTCCGTCGGCACCACGGAGCCGCCGGCCGTCGGCGGTGACGACATAGATGGCGGTCTTGCAACCCTCGTACAGTTGGTCGTCCATCGGCGGGCGCGGGCAGTTCTGGTAGGTCACGATCTGGAGCTTACGGCCCGGATCTCGGCGTCTGATCGCCGCCGCCGTCGCCGAGCACAGGCCGCATTCTCCGTCCCATATCATCCAGTGCCGCGTGCTCATAGCGATATCGTCCGGATCTTGAGGAACGTGACCAACTGGGCCAGTTCTTCCTCACGTCGGGCCAAGATCCGCTTCGCCTCACCCAGTTCTACGGCAGCCAAGGTCACCTGGTCGCCGGGCCTCATCTGCGCCATCCGGTCAAGATCCGCCCGCACCACCGTCCCGATCTTGTCATAACCGCCGATCGTCGGCCCGTCGGGCCCGTGGACAAGCAACTCGCCCCCAGGCGTCGCCTGCACCGCCCCCCACACCGAAGGTTCGCTTTGGGAGAGCCCAGCCCGGGTGAGTCCGGCCCCCTCCAGCCTGACGCCGACCCGGTCGGACCGGGGCGACACGGTGAGGGGTCGTTCGGGAGACCAGTCAAAGTCGTCGTCTATCGGGATGTAACGGAGGGGCCCGGGGGTCAGGGAGCCGGCCGGGTCACTCAGCGTCGCCTGACCCAGGCGGCCCGCGTCACCCCTCGACCCATAGACACCGTCTGCTTCGACCGGCGTCCCCGAGACGCTCCCCAGCACGCCCTCGACGTCCCATCCGCCGGGGGCCGCCAGGTAGCACCGCGCCCCTGACCGGCCCGGAGCGACCGAGAACATGGCCCGCCGGGCCAAGACGGCCCGGCCCGGAAGGCCAGCGGGCTCGCCGCCAAGCCGCGAGTCAAACGGGGCCCCTGCCATGGCGACGACGCCTCCTTCGAGGCACTCCAAGACGAGGGGGCCTGCGACCTCCATCACCGGCAAATCGAAGTCTTGGCCAAGGAGGGCGTTGGCCACCGCCATGCTTCCACGGTCAAAGGCCCCGCCAGGCGGGACGCCGTGGGCGCGGTGACCAGGTCTCCCCGCGTCCTGAAAGGTGGCGGCCCCCAGGATCCGGACGACCCGTACCTTCATGTCCCCACCTCGAATCCCGCCTGCGTCAAGGCTTGCCTCACCGCCCGGGCGGCCTCGACGCAACCCGGCGTGTCGCCGTGCACACAAATTGAATCGACCCGGCCCACCAGACCGACGGCCTGGCGTCCCATCTCAACCGGGTCGCTATGGACCGCACCGGGCTCTGTCCGCGGCACCAGGGTTCCGTCATTGCGGTAGAGCCGGTCAGCAAACCCTTCACGCACAAGGGCGACACCGGCCCGGGCCGCGATCTCCTCGTGCCCAGTGCCTGCCATGCCCATCAGGGGCAGGCCGGTGCGGCGGAGGAGGTCGGTCAGGACGTCGGCAAGCGCCGGGTCGCCGAGGACGTCGTGATAGAAAGCGCCGTGCGGCTTGATGTAGGCGGCCTCGGGGGCCCACGGAAACACTTGGTCGTCCAGAGCATGAGTCCAGTCCTCCAACGCCGTCGCAAGGCTGGCAAACGACCGACGCCCCATGCCCTCCCGGTCGGGGTAGCCCGGGTGCAAGCCCACCCTTACCCGCTGGGCCTGACACAGGTCGATCGTCTTTCGGGTCAGCCCAGGAGACCCGGCGTGGGCACCGCAGCACACGTTGGCGCTGGTCGCGACCTGCAACAGGTCATGGTCCCACGAGAACCCTTCGGCGATGTCGACGTTGATGTCGGCGTGCCTCACAGCCGCTCCCCCTGGAGGTACCCGAACTCATCCTCGTCTATGGCGACGAAGATGACCTCGTCACCCGCCTGGATCGGGAAATATCCGTCGGCCATGTCGACCAACGTCAGCGGGGTCCGGCCGACCAGGTGCCAACCGCCGGGCCGCGGAAGCGTGTAGACGCCGGTCTGGTCGCCGACGACGGCCACTGTCCCGGGCTCCACCCGTGGCCGTGGGCTGTCGCGGCGGGCCATTCCGGCCAGTCGGGCGTCCAGGGGCCCCAAGTAGGGAAACCCAGGGCAGAATCCCACCGCGAAACACTCGTAGGGCCGCCCCGTGTGCAGGGCGACAAACTCACCGGTCTCGAGGCCCAGGGCCTCGCAAAGCGAGGGCAAGTCTTCACCCATGCGGTAGCAGACCGGCACAGTGTGACGCACACCGGCCGGCGCTTCGGACGGGGTCGACTTCTGGAACCGGGTGAGAAACTTCGCCGGGTCGAACCCGTCGGGGTCGACATAGACGCCCAGGGCGTCGTGAGCGGGGACGACTTCCAGGACGCCCGGCACGCGCCAAGACCTCACGAGGCGTGCCCAAGTCGCCGCGGTCGCACCGGTCAGACCGCGGACCAGGAAAGCCGCCTCACCCAACGGCTGCAAGGTCATGCCAACGATCATAATCGGTCCATGTCGTCCTCCCGCGTCACCGTCCCGTTTGTCCTTGGCGAGGGTGCTTCGCTCCCCGCCTATGCCACCGACGGTTCGGCGGGAATGGACCTGCGGAGTTCGGTCGCCGTCGAACTCGCGCCGATGGAGCGCAAACTCGTGCCCACCGGACTGCGCCTCGCCATTCCGCCCGGCCACGAAGGTCAAGTCCGGCCCCGCAGCGGCCTTGCCCTGCGCCTCGGCCTGAGCATGGTGAACACGCCGGGCACCATCGACAGCGACTATCGGGGCGAAGTGGCCGTGATCCTCATCAACCTGGGGCAAGAACCGGTCAAACTAGAGGCGGGAGAACGAATCGCCCAATTGGTCGTCTGCCCCGTCGCCCGGGTGGAGCCGACGGTGGTGGACTCCCTGGACGAGACCGGTCGCGGTGGAGGTGGATTTGGCAGCACAGGAACACGATGACCGCCAGCCCTGCCCCAAGTGCCTCGCTTTGGTGGCCGCCGGAGCGACCTACTGCCCCGAGTGCGGCGCTTCGCTCCAGGAAGGCACGGAGGGGAGTGACGAGGCCGTCTACCGGGAGTTGACCCAGGCCAACCTGGCCCGGACGCGCAACAAGCCCGACGAAGGCATCGAGATCTGTCTCGGCGTCCTCCGGCGCTACCCCAACAACGCCTCGGCCCACGTCCTGCTCGGTGACATCTACTCCGACACGGGAGACTTGGTCAAGGCGGCCGAGTGGTACGAGATGGCGATCGACCTCGCCCCGGACTCCATGCCCGCCAAAGAAAAACTGGAGCGCGTGCGCGACCAGTTGGTCAGCAAAGAGGCCGCCGCCACCGCGCGCCAACTGGGAATCCCCCAGCACCAGTCCCACGTCGTCCTCTACATCGCCAGCGTCGCCACCCTCATCGTCCTCGTCGGCGTGGCGTCGTTCATGATCGGCAGCCAGTTCACCGCCGACAAAGACGAGCCCCCGCAGCGGGTCAACTCCCCCGTCGTGATCTCAGGTCAGCGGCCCGCAGTCCAAGCCGACAACATCATGTTGCCAGGAGAAAGGGCCATCCTCCGGGCCGTCAAAAAGAACTCGAAGATCGCCGACCGGATCGTCTCCGTCTCCGAGGACCCGCGTGAACCCAGCCTGACCGTCACGGTCAAAGGACAAAAGGACGTGCCGGTGGAGTTAGACGCGGCGGCGGCCGTCCGCGACGTGTTCGAGGCGGTCCCCTACCGCCGGGTCACCGTCCGCGTCGTCGTCGGTGACCAGATCGTGATGGTCGCCGACGTGACCCAAGACGCCTACGCGGCGGCCAAGCCCCTGATCACGGGAGACGACCTGGCCCCCTTTGCCGCCCAGGTGTTCCCAACCCCGTGGACACCGTCCGCGCCGGTCACGCCCAAATTAGGTCCGGCCGTAGGACAATAGTCTCCGAACGGTCGGGGCCGACGCTCAAGATCGCCGCCGGGGTGTCGGTGGCCTTTTCGACAAAGCGGACGTAGGCCTGGACGTTCGCGGGGAGGTCGTCCCAAGACCGGGCTCCCCGGATGTCCTCGTCCCACCCCGGCAACGTCTCGTAAACCGGTGTCGCCGCCTCCCAGTCTTCGGGGGTCGAGGGGACATGGCCGATCGTCACGCCGTCGCACGTGTAGGCGGTAGCGACCTTGATCGGGCCGACCCCGGCCATCACGTCGAGGCGGGTGAGGACCAGGCCGCTCATCGAATTGATGCGGCTGGAGTGGCCCAGGGCGACAAGGTCGAGCCAACCGCACCGGCGCGGCCGGCCGGTCACTGTGCCGAACTCATGGCCTTGGCGTCGGATCTGTTCGCCCACCTCGTCGTGAAGTTCGGTCGGGAACGGGCCGCTGCCGACCCGGGTCGAGTAGGCCTTGCAGACCCCAAGGACATTGTCGATGGACCGCGGGCCGACACCGGTGCCAAGGCACGCGCCGCCCGCCGTCGGGTGAGAGCTGGTCACATACGGGTAGGTGCCGTGGTCGAGGTCGAGGAACGTGCCTTGGGCCCCCTCGAAGAGCACCCTTTTGCCGTCTCGCACGGCCTGCTGGACCACGTGGTCGGTGTCGCGCACCATCGGCCGGATCTGGTCGGCGTAGCCGGCGTACTCCTCGTGCAGCGCCTCAAAGTCCATCGGCTCTCCGCCGAGGAGCATCATGAGGTTGTTCTTGAACTCGACGACCGTCGCCAGTTTCTCGCGGAACTTGTCGGGTTGGACGAAATCGCCCATGCGGACACCCATGCGCTGGACTTTGTCGGTGTAGCACGGCCCGATGCCGCGGCTCGTCGTGCCGATCTTGTTGTCGCCCCGCGCCTTCTCTTCCAGGGCGTCGAGGGCGCGGTGATAGGGGAAGACGACGTGGGCCGCCGGGCTGATCCACAACTCACCGAGCTCCGGCTGGAGTGCCTTGGTGCGCTGGAGCTCATCAAGCAGGCCCTTGGGGCAGACGGCCATGCCGCCGCCCAGCACGCTCAGCGTCCCGACATGGAGGATGCCCGCGGGCAAGAGCTGGAACTTGAACGTCTTGCCACCGGTGATGACGGTGTGCCCCGCGTTGTTGCCGCCGCTGTAGCGGACGACCACCTCGGCCTCGCTGCCGAGGACGTCGACGATCTTCCCTTTCGCTTCGTCGCCCCATTGCGAGCCGACGATGACCAATGTCGCCATGCTTGTGTCTCCTTGGTGGCCCCCGGCAAAAAGTTAAGCCGGCGGCTCCCTCGCGAGGATCCGCCGGCCTGTCGGGCCGTTAGCCTTATCTCGACGCGGCGATGATACACCAGGCCGTCCTGGCGGCCTCGCCGGGTCCCGTCGTCAGTCGAGCTTCCTGAACTCCACACCCGCCGCGCTGAGCCGTTGCAGGTGCTCGGCCAGGCGCACGGTGAAACCCTTGTAGTCCTTCTTGGCCGTGGGGGTCCACACCACTTCGGCGAGGGCGCACGCCCGCGGGAAGGCCATGTATTCCAGATGCTCGGGGGTGGCGATGTACTCGGCCCAAAGCTGTCCCTGCGCCCCCAGGACGTGTTTCGCCTGGGCCGGAGTGAACGTCGCGGGGACCGGGTCGAAGCTGTACACCTTCTCCAAGGGCAGGTATCCGCCGATACCGAAGGGTTCCTTTTCAACCGGCTTGGCCTGGTAGTAGTCCAGGTAAGTGAACTGGGTCGGAGCCATGACCACGTCGTGACCTTCCTTCGCGGCAGTGATCCCTCCTTCCATGCCGCGCCAACTCATCACCGTCGCACCCGGGGCCAGACCGCCCTCCAGGATCTCGTCCCAACCCAGGAGCCGACGCCCCTTGCCCGTCAGGTAATGGTCCATCTGGGTGATGAACCAACTCTGCATGCCGTGTTCGTCCTTGGTGCCGCGCTGCTTGATCAACTCCTGCACCCGTGGACTGGCCTTCCATTGGTCCTTCGGGCATTCGTCGCCGCCGACGTGGATGAACTTGCTCGGAAAGACCTGCATGACCTCGTCCAGGACGTTTTGGAGGAACTTGACGGTCGACTCCTCGACGTTGAAGACATTGGGGTTGACCCCCCATGTCTCCATGACTTCAAGCCGCTCCTTCAGGTTGCCCAACTCGGGATAGGCGGCGATGGCCGCCTGGGCGTGGCCCGGCATCTCGATCTCGGGGACGATGTTGATGTGGCGGGCCGCCGCGTACTTGACGAGGTCCTTCAGTTCCTTCTGGGTGTAGAAGCCGCCGTGGCGTTTGCCGTCGTACTTGCCCGAATTCCTGCCGATCACGGTCTGCTTGCGCCAGGCACCGATTTCGGTCAGCTTGGGGTAGCGCTTGATCTCAATCCGCCAGCCCTGGTCATCAACTAAGTGCAGGTGCAGGCTGTTCATCTTATGCATAGCCAGCAGATCGACAAACTTGTACAGTTCTTCCTTGGGCATGAAGTGACGGGCCACGTCGAGCATGAGGCCGCGCCACCGGAAGCGGGGGACGTCGACGATGTCGACCGACGGCATCTCCCACTTGACCCCGCTGGCCTTGGCCTTACCGAAAGCGGCGGGAGGCAGCAACTGACGCAATGTCTGGCCACCGTAGAAGAGCCCGGCGGCAGTCTGGGCGGTGACTTGCACGCCGTCAGGCCGGACTTTCAGGCGATACCCTTCGTCGCCGAGTTCCTTGTCGTCTTTCAGCGAGAACGTCACCGACTTGCTTGCCCGGTTGGCGGTGACCCGCAAGGTCAGTCCCGTCGGGGCTCGCAGCGACTCCGCGATGAGGCGGGCCACCGGGGCGGCGTCGCCCGAAGCGTGGAACGCCGTCTTGGCATCGAGGGTGAAGTGGCCGTCGGCAGGGGTCAGGCTCGTCGGCAATGGGACGATGGCGAACATCCTTGGATCGTACCCAGCCCAACGGAGAGCCCGGACCGGGTACGTTCGCTGTCATGAAGCGCATTCTCGGCTTCGCCCTCGGGGCCACGCTCCTGCTGGCAGGATGCACCCCGCCACCCAGTGAGACCAAGAGCAACCCGTCGTCCGACGCGACGACCGTGGCCGCCAAGGACGTCACGATCGGGTTCATTGTCAAGTCCATGTCCGACACCTGGTTCCCGGTGGAGATCGCCTTTGCCAAGAAGGAGGCCGACAAGCTGGGTTGCAAACTGCTCAGTCAGGAAGCCAAGACGGGCGAGTCGGTGCTCGCGACAATCGACTCGATGGCCGCGCAAGGCGCCAAGGGCATCATCATCTGCTCCCCCGAGACCCAACTCGGCCCCGCCATCGAGGCCAAGTGCAAAGAGAAGGGTCTCAAGCTCATGTCCGTCGACGACCAACTGGTCAACGAGGGCAAGCCGATGACGGACATCCCCCACCTCGGCATCAGCGCCGAGAAGATCGGCAACCTGGTCGGCACCACGATCGCCGACGAGGCCAAGAAGCGGGGATGGAACATGGCCGAGGTCGGTGCCATCGCTGTCCTGAAGGAAGACCTCGAGACGGCGCGCCAACGCGTGAACGGTGCCAAGGCCGAACTGCTGAAGGCGGGCCTGCCTGAAGCTAACTTCTTTGTCGCCCCCTGGCTCGGCGCCGTCGACATCGGCTCGGCCAACGACGCGGCAAACATCGTGCTCACCCAGCACGGCCAGATCAAGAAGTGGGTCTGCCTGAGCAGCAACGACGACGGGATGATGGGAGCCGTCCGCGCCATCGAAAGCCATAAGATCCCCGCCGCCGACATTATCGGCGTCGGTATCAACGGCGGGCCGCCGATCAAGGAAGAGTTTGACAGCGGCAAGGCGAGCGGCGTCTTCGGGTCGATCCTGCTCAGCCCGAGCCAGCACGGCGGCAAGACGGTCGAACTGATGTTTGACTGGCTGACCAAGGGCACCGTGCCGCCACCGGTCACATTGACCTCAGGCACCGCGATCACCCGCGACAACTATAAGGAAGCGATGGCCAAGGAATCCTCGTGAGCGGGGCCCGTCTTGTCGTGCAGGGCGTCGGGAAGTCGTTTCCCGGCGTCCAGGCCCTGTCTGACGTGTCGTTCTCGGTCGCGGGGGGCTCTGTCCATGCCCTTTGTGGCGAAAACGGCGCGGGGAAAAGCACCTTGCTTAAGGTGCTGGCGGGCGTCCACCGGCCCGACACCGGGTCCCTCGCCCTGGAC
Coding sequences within it:
- a CDS encoding beta-N-acetylhexosaminidase — translated: MFAIVPLPTSLTPADGHFTLDAKTAFHASGDAAPVARLIAESLRAPTGLTLRVTANRASKSVTFSLKDDKELGDEGYRLKVRPDGVQVTAQTAAGLFYGGQTLRQLLPPAAFGKAKASGVKWEMPSVDIVDVPRFRWRGLMLDVARHFMPKEELYKFVDLLAMHKMNSLHLHLVDDQGWRIEIKRYPKLTEIGAWRKQTVIGRNSGKYDGKRHGGFYTQKELKDLVKYAAARHINIVPEIEMPGHAQAAIAAYPELGNLKERLEVMETWGVNPNVFNVEESTVKFLQNVLDEVMQVFPSKFIHVGGDECPKDQWKASPRVQELIKQRGTKDEHGMQSWFITQMDHYLTGKGRRLLGWDEILEGGLAPGATVMSWRGMEGGITAAKEGHDVVMAPTQFTYLDYYQAKPVEKEPFGIGGYLPLEKVYSFDPVPATFTPAQAKHVLGAQGQLWAEYIATPEHLEYMAFPRACALAEVVWTPTAKKDYKGFTVRLAEHLQRLSAAGVEFRKLD
- a CDS encoding allophanate hydrolase subunit 1, with the protein product MTLQPLGEAAFLVRGLTGATAATWARLVRSWRVPGVLEVVPAHDALGVYVDPDGFDPAKFLTRFQKSTPSEAPAGVRHTVPVCYRMGEDLPSLCEALGLETGEFVALHTGRPYECFAVGFCPGFPYLGPLDARLAGMARRDSPRPRVEPGTVAVVGDQTGVYTLPRPGGWHLVGRTPLTLVDMADGYFPIQAGDEVIFVAIDEDEFGYLQGERL
- the dut gene encoding dUTP diphosphatase, which translates into the protein MSSSRVTVPFVLGEGASLPAYATDGSAGMDLRSSVAVELAPMERKLVPTGLRLAIPPGHEGQVRPRSGLALRLGLSMVNTPGTIDSDYRGEVAVILINLGQEPVKLEAGERIAQLVVCPVARVEPTVVDSLDETGRGGGGFGSTGTR
- a CDS encoding DUF393 domain-containing protein — encoded protein: MSTRHWMIWDGECGLCSATAAAIRRRDPGRKLQIVTYQNCPRPPMDDQLYEGCKTAIYVVTADGRRLRGADGVFFALRETGSRWVVPFMSPPLVWVARLVYGLVARNRGWLSKTFFGGVACGLDNRYPEVDP
- a CDS encoding adenylosuccinate synthase produces the protein MATLVIVGSQWGDEAKGKIVDVLGSEAEVVVRYSGGNNAGHTVITGGKTFKFQLLPAGILHVGTLSVLGGGMAVCPKGLLDELQRTKALQPELGELWISPAAHVVFPYHRALDALEEKARGDNKIGTTSRGIGPCYTDKVQRMGVRMGDFVQPDKFREKLATVVEFKNNLMMLLGGEPMDFEALHEEYAGYADQIRPMVRDTDHVVQQAVRDGKRVLFEGAQGTFLDLDHGTYPYVTSSHPTAGGACLGTGVGPRSIDNVLGVCKAYSTRVGSGPFPTELHDEVGEQIRRQGHEFGTVTGRPRRCGWLDLVALGHSSRINSMSGLVLTRLDVMAGVGPIKVATAYTCDGVTIGHVPSTPEDWEAATPVYETLPGWDEDIRGARSWDDLPANVQAYVRFVEKATDTPAAILSVGPDRSETIVLRPDLIWA
- a CDS encoding tetratricopeptide repeat protein; translation: MAAQEHDDRQPCPKCLALVAAGATYCPECGASLQEGTEGSDEAVYRELTQANLARTRNKPDEGIEICLGVLRRYPNNASAHVLLGDIYSDTGDLVKAAEWYEMAIDLAPDSMPAKEKLERVRDQLVSKEAAATARQLGIPQHQSHVVLYIASVATLIVLVGVASFMIGSQFTADKDEPPQRVNSPVVISGQRPAVQADNIMLPGERAILRAVKKNSKIADRIVSVSEDPREPSLTVTVKGQKDVPVELDAAAAVRDVFEAVPYRRVTVRVVVGDQIVMVADVTQDAYAAAKPLITGDDLAPFAAQVFPTPWTPSAPVTPKLGPAVGQ
- a CDS encoding substrate-binding domain-containing protein — encoded protein: MKRILGFALGATLLLAGCTPPPSETKSNPSSDATTVAAKDVTIGFIVKSMSDTWFPVEIAFAKKEADKLGCKLLSQEAKTGESVLATIDSMAAQGAKGIIICSPETQLGPAIEAKCKEKGLKLMSVDDQLVNEGKPMTDIPHLGISAEKIGNLVGTTIADEAKKRGWNMAEVGAIAVLKEDLETARQRVNGAKAELLKAGLPEANFFVAPWLGAVDIGSANDAANIVLTQHGQIKKWVCLSSNDDGMMGAVRAIESHKIPAADIIGVGINGGPPIKEEFDSGKASGVFGSILLSPSQHGGKTVELMFDWLTKGTVPPPVTLTSGTAITRDNYKEAMAKESS
- a CDS encoding LamB/YcsF family protein, coding for MRHADINVDIAEGFSWDHDLLQVATSANVCCGAHAGSPGLTRKTIDLCQAQRVRVGLHPGYPDREGMGRRSFASLATALEDWTHALDDQVFPWAPEAAYIKPHGAFYHDVLGDPALADVLTDLLRRTGLPLMGMAGTGHEEIAARAGVALVREGFADRLYRNDGTLVPRTEPGAVHSDPVEMGRQAVGLVGRVDSICVHGDTPGCVEAARAVRQALTQAGFEVGT